CAGAATAGTCTACTCCACTTAAACCTGTAGCAAAAATTTATCCTGCACTCTGTTATGCAAAACATGTATTAGTAAGCGATGAAGTTCTCTAACATGCGAAATATCTCATTATTCTAAATTCTTTATAACCATATCAGCAAATTCACTGGTTCCAAGCCAGCTACTAATTCCTTTCAACTCGGACAGATCTTTTGTTACTAATCCACTATTTATTGTTTTAACTAATGCGTTATAAATTTTTTTACTTGCCTGAAACAGTCCTATATGTTCCAGCATCATACATGCTGTTAGAATCATTGAAGTAGGATTGGCAATGTTTTTACCTGCTATATCCGGTGCAGTACCATGTACCGGCTCAAATAATGCCACTTCATCAGACATATTTACACCTGAAGTTAGACCAATCCCACCGACTAATGCAGCAATAGCATCCGACAAATAGTCACCATTCAGGTTCGTTGTAACAATGACATCGTAATTCTCTGGATGTAAAACAATCTGTTGAAACATATTATCGGCTATTACATCATTTACCTCAACTTTATCCTTTATCTTATCTTTATACTCACTTTCAATCAATTCATAAGCCCACTTTCTAAAGGCGCCCTCTGTATATTTCATAATGTTACCCTTGTGAACGATTGTTACCTTTTTTCTATTATTTTTTAAGGCATATTCAAGAGCTTTTCTAACTATCCTCTGACTGGCAAATCTGCTTATCGGTTTAACTCCAATTCCCGTTTCTTCTCGAAGTGTTATTCCAAAATTTTGCCTCAAAAACTCCTTAACTTTTTTAATTTCCTCTGAATCAGCTTCCCACTCAATACCAGAATACACATCCTCTGTATTTTCTCTAAAAACTACCATATCCACATTCTCTGCTTTTTTTATTGGTGAGGGTACTCCAGGGAGATACTTTACAGGACGAATGCATGCATAAAGATCAAGAACCT
This DNA window, taken from Candidatus Neomarinimicrobiota bacterium, encodes the following:
- a CDS encoding NADP-dependent isocitrate dehydrogenase — protein: MMQIPYITGDGIGEEIFYAMKKVVDSALSNVYGKEHKIEWIEILAGQKALNRVGELLPAETIETIKKYKIAIKGPLMTPVGKGYRSLNVTLRQVLDLYACIRPVKYLPGVPSPIKKAENVDMVVFRENTEDVYSGIEWEADSEEIKKVKEFLRQNFGITLREETGIGVKPISRFASQRIVRKALEYALKNNRKKVTIVHKGNIMKYTEGAFRKWAYELIESEYKDKIKDKVEVNDVIADNMFQQIVLHPENYDVIVTTNLNGDYLSDAIAALVGGIGLTSGVNMSDEVALFEPVHGTAPDIAGKNIANPTSMILTACMMLEHIGLFQASKKIYNALVKTINSGLVTKDLSELKGISSWLGTSEFADMVIKNLE